The Cucumis melo cultivar AY chromosome 6, USDA_Cmelo_AY_1.0, whole genome shotgun sequence genome includes a region encoding these proteins:
- the LOC103500140 gene encoding uncharacterized protein LOC103500140 isoform X2: MVVVQATKLSLPNPSLCSPQISSLLFEPHSLSLALMHSDSSFSLYPSFSALSLSSLPSPQVVVPSPCSSAAFVALQNSNSNSDTKVLFVVSGPHKGGSQILLRFYVLEGSKLFRRAPVVCTQKDLRSDDKLGVLVNFRHGISVRLAGSVNFFAMYSVSSLKIWVFAVKMVGDGDDDIGLKLMRCAVIDCCKPIWSINISFGFLLLGEDNGIRVVNLRPFVRGRGRKVRNLNANTSSNGKREVQKSFLPHGDVCGTSGGTDLNGGSLVVSSNGFNLQASRSEDAGNSACNGCLDGKFDKNSSFVRPRCIKLRQDSSEGLYFVALKRRANEDLKSAKMMSLKAISIQALSPKKILILDSVGDLHLLHLANAANGFDFSCNIRPLPHLMKVQMLTSFPDTSIRCFITSSGDR, from the exons ATGGTTGTTGTACAGGCTACCAAGCTCAGCCTTCCCAACCCTTCTCTCTGTTCCCCACAAATTTCTTCCCTTCTCTTCGAACCCcattctctctctctcgctCTAATGCACTCAgattcttctttctctctctacccTTCTTTTTCCGCTCTCTCACTTTCCTCTCTTCCTTCCCCTCAAGTGGTTGTGCCTTCTCCATGTTCTTCTGCGGCTTTTGTTGCCCTTCAGAATTCTAATTCCAACTCCGATACTAAGGTTCTGTTTGTGGTCTCTGGCCCCCACAAGGGTGGCTCTCAGATTCTCCTTCGGTTTTATGTCTTGGAGGGTTCTAAATTGTTCAGGAGAGCTCCAGTTGTTTGCACGCAGAAGGATCTTCGATCTGATGATAAATTGGGTGTTTTGGTCAATTTTAGACATGGGATTTCGGTTCGTTTAGCTGGGTCAGTCAATTTCTTCGCCATGTACTCTGTTTCGAGCTTGAAGATTTGGGTTTTTGCGGTGAAGATGGTGGGAGACGGCGATGATGATATAGGTTTGAAATTGATGAGATGTGCTGTGATTGATTGCTGCAAACCCATTTGGTCGATTAACATTTCGTTTGGGTTTTTGCTTTTGGGGGAAGATAACGGGATTAGGGTTGTTAATTTGAGGCCTTTTGTGAGAGGGCGTGGTCGAAAAGTTAGAAATCTGAATGCAAATACATCTTCTAATGGCAAGCGTGAAGTTCAAAAGTCATTTTTGCCTCATGGAGATGTTTGTGGAACTTCTGGAGGCACTGACTTGAACGGTGGTTCTCTAGTTGTTAGCAGCAACGGATTCAATTTACAAGCCAGTAGAAGTGAAGATGCTGGAAATTCAGCTTGCAATGGATGCTTGGATGGGAAGTTTGACAAAAATTCTAGTTTTG TTAGACCAAGATGCATAAAACTGAGGCAAGATTCGAGCGAAGGACTATATTTTGTGGCACTGAAGCGCAGAGCAAATGAAGACCTGAAATCTGCAAAAATGATGTCATTAAAGGCAATATCAATTCAAGCACTGTCTCCGAAGAAAATATTGATCCTGGACTCTGTTGGTGATTTACATCTGTTGCACCTTGCTAATGCTGCTAATGGATTCGATTTTTCTTGCAACATTCGGCCATTACCTCATCTAATGAAAGTTCAAATGCTGACCAGTTTCCCTGATACATCCATAA GATGCTTTATCACTTCATCCGGTGACCGTTGA
- the LOC103500140 gene encoding uncharacterized protein LOC103500140 isoform X3, with amino-acid sequence MVVVQATKLSLPNPSLCSPQISSLLFEPHSLSLALMHSDSSFSLYPSFSALSLSSLPSPQVVVPSPCSSAAFVALQNSNSNSDTKVLFVVSGPHKGGSQILLRFYVLEGSKLFRRAPVVCTQKDLRSDDKLGVLVNFRHGISVRLAGSVNFFAMYSVSSLKIWVFAVKMVGDGDDDIGLKLMRCAVIDCCKPIWSINISFGFLLLGEDNGIRVVNLRPFVRGRGRKVRNLNANTSSNGKREVQKSFLPHGDVCGTSGGTDLNGGSLVVSSNGFNLQASRSEDAGNSACNGCLDGKFDKNSSFVRPRCIKLRQDSSEGLYFVALKRRANEDLKSAKMMSLKAISIQALSPKKILILDSVGDLHLLHLANAANGFDFSCNIRPLPHLMKVQMLTSFPDTSIRCLHKLTLTT; translated from the exons ATGGTTGTTGTACAGGCTACCAAGCTCAGCCTTCCCAACCCTTCTCTCTGTTCCCCACAAATTTCTTCCCTTCTCTTCGAACCCcattctctctctctcgctCTAATGCACTCAgattcttctttctctctctacccTTCTTTTTCCGCTCTCTCACTTTCCTCTCTTCCTTCCCCTCAAGTGGTTGTGCCTTCTCCATGTTCTTCTGCGGCTTTTGTTGCCCTTCAGAATTCTAATTCCAACTCCGATACTAAGGTTCTGTTTGTGGTCTCTGGCCCCCACAAGGGTGGCTCTCAGATTCTCCTTCGGTTTTATGTCTTGGAGGGTTCTAAATTGTTCAGGAGAGCTCCAGTTGTTTGCACGCAGAAGGATCTTCGATCTGATGATAAATTGGGTGTTTTGGTCAATTTTAGACATGGGATTTCGGTTCGTTTAGCTGGGTCAGTCAATTTCTTCGCCATGTACTCTGTTTCGAGCTTGAAGATTTGGGTTTTTGCGGTGAAGATGGTGGGAGACGGCGATGATGATATAGGTTTGAAATTGATGAGATGTGCTGTGATTGATTGCTGCAAACCCATTTGGTCGATTAACATTTCGTTTGGGTTTTTGCTTTTGGGGGAAGATAACGGGATTAGGGTTGTTAATTTGAGGCCTTTTGTGAGAGGGCGTGGTCGAAAAGTTAGAAATCTGAATGCAAATACATCTTCTAATGGCAAGCGTGAAGTTCAAAAGTCATTTTTGCCTCATGGAGATGTTTGTGGAACTTCTGGAGGCACTGACTTGAACGGTGGTTCTCTAGTTGTTAGCAGCAACGGATTCAATTTACAAGCCAGTAGAAGTGAAGATGCTGGAAATTCAGCTTGCAATGGATGCTTGGATGGGAAGTTTGACAAAAATTCTAGTTTTG TTAGACCAAGATGCATAAAACTGAGGCAAGATTCGAGCGAAGGACTATATTTTGTGGCACTGAAGCGCAGAGCAAATGAAGACCTGAAATCTGCAAAAATGATGTCATTAAAGGCAATATCAATTCAAGCACTGTCTCCGAAGAAAATATTGATCCTGGACTCTGTTGGTGATTTACATCTGTTGCACCTTGCTAATGCTGCTAATGGATTCGATTTTTCTTGCAACATTCGGCCATTACCTCATCTAATGAAAGTTCAAATGCTGACCAGTTTCCCTGATACATCCATAA GGTGTCTGCATAAACTAACACTGACAACATAG